One Panicum virgatum strain AP13 chromosome 3N, P.virgatum_v5, whole genome shotgun sequence DNA segment encodes these proteins:
- the LOC120666520 gene encoding dof zinc finger protein DOF5.1-like, which yields MVFSSLPIFLDPPNWGQMQMQQQQPPLQCLLGGAGGSDHHHLMPPPSGLAPLPGGPADTAASAPAGGKSSTSMQTSAGVGAGAQPRPVVSMAERARLARVPLPEPGTLRCPRCDSTNTKFCYFNNYSLSQPRHFCKACRRYWTRGGALRNVPVGGGCRRNTKRSSKKSSRGGQGGGAGATAATSSSSTTSTSTTATTTTTTSAAMAAAEAIASMQAQLPHLSLPPAAAAAALEASLEGYHHYLPLQMQPQFLQQAGLHGYHFADDGSGVLADGFPRGVVASGLLAQLAAVKMEEHSSGGGGAVAAHEQSYWPGSTGGGNGWPAEFLSGFSSSSSGNVL from the exons ATGGTGTTCTCCTCGCTGCCGATCTTCCTAGACCCTCCCAATTGGGGCCAG ATgcagatgcagcagcagcagccaccacTCCAGTGTctcctcggcggcgccggcgggagcgACCACCACCACCTGATGCCTCCGCCGTCCGGCCTggcgccgctgccgggcggccccGCTGACACGGCGGCGAGCGCTCCGGCGGGCGGCAAATCGTCCACCTCGATGCAGACTTCCGCCGGGGTGGGCGCGGGGGCGCAGCCGCGGCCGGTCGTGTCCATGGCCGAGCGCGCCCGGCTGGCGCGCGTGCCGCTCCCGGAGCCCGGCACGCTGCGGTGCCCGCGCTGCGACTCCACCAACACCAAGTTCTGCTACTTCAACAACTACTCGCTCTCGCAGCCGCGCCACTTCTGCAAGGCGTGCCGCCGCTACTggacccgcggcggcgcgctccgcaACGTGCCCGTCGGTGGCGGGTGCCGCCGCAACACCAAGCGCTCCAGCAAGAAGTCGTcccgcggcggccagggcggcggcgcgggcgccacggcggccacgtcctcgtcgtccaccacctccacctccaccacggccaccaccaccaccaccacgagcgccgccatggcggcggccgaggccaTCGCCAGCATGCAGGCGCAGCTGCCCCACCTCAGCctcccgcccgccgcggccgccgccgccctggaggCGTCGCTGGAGGGCTACCACCACTACCTGCCGCTCCAGATGCAGCCGCAGTTCCTGCAGCAAGCTGGCCTACACGGGTACCATTTCGccgacgacggcagcggcgtCCTCGCCGACGGGTTCCCGAGGGGAGTCGTCGCCTCGGGGCTGCTCGCGCAGCTCGCCGCGGTGAAGATGGAGGAgcacagcagcggcggcggaggtgccgtCGCGGCGCATGAGCAGTCGTACTGGCCCggcagcaccggcggcggcaacggctgGCCGGCAGAGTTCCTGTCAGGGTTCAGCTCGTCGTCTTCGGGGAATGTGTTGTGA
- the LOC120666521 gene encoding protein spotted leaf 11-like, with protein MAGDGGGAAERAAAAVEAAAAGGWDFRNAYRRQLLALSRRIRLLGPFAEELREARRGPAEKERERALAPLADALEKALDLLRLGRDGSRIFLVLERDNVMKKFQGVIAQLEQALCDFPYDKLDISDEVREQVELVHAQLRRAKERADMPDDEFYNDVLSLYNKSYDPSAELDILERLSEKLHLMTITDLTQESLALHEMVASGGGQDPGEHIEKMSMLLKKIKDFVQTQNPEMGPPIGAKLMDSNGEPRPVNIPEEFRCPISLELMKDPVIVSTGQTYERACIEKWLASGHHTCPNTQQRITNTTLTPNYVLRSLIAQWCEANGIEPPKRSSQPNKPTSACSSSERANIDALLSRLCSHDPEEQRSASAELRLLAKRNANNRICIAEAGAIPLLLSLLSSSDLRTQEHAVTALLNLSIHEYNKASIISSGAVPSIVHVLKNGSMEARENAAATLFSLSVIDEYKVTIGGTGAIPALVVLLSEGSQRGKKDAAAALFNLCIYQGNKGRAIRAGLVPLIMGLVTNPTGALMDEAMAILSILSSHPEGKAAIGAAEPVPVLVEMIGSGSPRNRENAAAVMLHLCSGEQQRVHLARAQECSIMVPLRELTLNGTERGKRKAVLLLERMSRFLVQQQEEKEAQLLASAQAIPRIPEQVQETDIPEQLDSPSPQYPAVA; from the exons atggccggcgacggcgggggcgccgcggagagggcggcggcggccgtcgaggcggcggcggcgggcggctgggATTTCCGGAACGCGTACCGGCGGCAGCTCCTGGCACTGTCGCGCCGGATTCGGCTCCTCGGACCCTTCGCCGAGGAGCTTCGGGAGGCGCGCCGGGGCCCCGCGGAGAAGGAGCGGGAGCGGGCGCTGGCGCCGCTCGCCGACGCGCTGGAGAAGGCGCTCGACCTGCTCCGGCTCGGCCGCGACGGGAGCAGGATCTTCCTG GTCCTTGAGAGGGATAATGTAATGAAGAAGTTTCAAGGAGTAATTGCCCAGCTGGAGCAAGCTTTGTGTGATTTTCCATATGATAAGTTGGATATATCAGATGAAGTTAGAGAGCAG GTTGAGTTAGTGCATGCACAGCTCAGAAGAGCAAAAGAACGGGCAGACATGCCTGATGATGAGTTCTACAATGACGTACTGTCTCTGTATAACAAGAGCTATGACCCAAGTGCTGAACTGGATATCCTTGAAAGATTGTCAGAAAAGTTACACCTGATGACCATCACTGATCTCACACAAGAATCACTTGCTTTGCATGAGATGGTGGCATCTGGTGGTGGTCAGGATCCAGGAGAACACATTGAGAAAATGTCAATGCTATTGAAGAAGATCAAGGACTTTGTGCAAACTCAAAACCCTGAGATGGGGCCGCCAATAGGTGCCAAGCTAATGGATTCCAATGGGGAGCCAAGACCTGTAAACATTCCCGAAGAGTTCCGGTGTCCAATTTCTCTTGAGCTAATGAAAGATCCTGTTATTGTTTCTACTGGTCAG ACATATGAGCGGGCATGCATCGAGAAGTGGCTAGCTTCTGGTCACCATACTTGTCCAAATACTCAGCAGAGGATAACAAACACAACACTGACACCAAACTATGTTCTTAGAAGTCTTATTGCCCAGTGGTGTGAGGCCAACGGGATTGAGCCACCCAAACGTTCATCACAACCTAACAAGCCTACATCAGCATGCTCTTCAAGCGAACGTGCTAACATCGATGCTCTTCTGTCCCGATTATGCTCTCATGATCCTGAGGAGCAGAGGTCAGCTTCTGCAGAACTCCGGCTCCTAGCAAAGCGGAATGCAAACAACCGGATTTGCATTGCTGAGGCTGGTGCCATTCCCTTACTACTGAGTCTCTTGTCTTCATCTGACCTGCGGACTCAAGAACATGCTGTGACTGCACTTCTGAACCTCTCCATACATGAGTATAATAAGGCAAGCATCATTTCCTCAGGTGCTGTGCCGAGCATAGTTCATGTTCTGAAGAATGGCAGCATGGAAGCACGGGAGAATGCTGCAGCTACACTTTTCAGCCTCTCAGTGATCGATGAATACAAAGTTACAATTGGGGGAACAGGGGCTATCCCTGCCCTTGTAGTTCTTTTAAGTGAGGGCAGCCAACGGGGGAAGAAAGATGCAGCAGCAGCTCTATTCAACCTTTGCATTTATCAAGGGAACAAGGGTCGTGCAATACGAGCTGGTCTTGTGCCGCTCATCATGGGGCTGGTGACAAACCCCACAGGAGCTCTTATGGATGAGGCTATGGCAATACTGTCGATATTGTCCAGCCACCCTGAGGGGAAGGCGGCTATTGGCGCAGCGGAGCCTGTTCCTGTTCTTGTGGAGATGATTGGAAGCGGGTCACCAAGGAATAGAGAGAATGCTGCAGCTGTGATGTTGCATCTTTGCAGTGGTGAGCAACAACGTGTGCATTTGGCCCGTGCACAAGAGTGCAGCATCATGGTCCCGCTACGGGAGCTGACCCTGAACGGCACGGAGAGGGGAAAGAGAAAGGCGGTGCTGCTGCTTGAGCGAATGAGCAGATTCCTGGTTCAGCaacaagaggaaaaggaagccCAGCTGCTGGCATCCGCACAGGCCATTCCTCGGATCCCGGAACAGGTCCAAGAGACCGACATCCCTGAACAATTGGACAGCCCTTCACCTCAATATCCCGCAGTTGCATGA